In Silene latifolia isolate original U9 population chromosome 3, ASM4854445v1, whole genome shotgun sequence, a single window of DNA contains:
- the LOC141649546 gene encoding uncharacterized protein LOC141649546, with amino-acid sequence MRQFNSTVKRIRSDNGTEFKPLIPYFREQGIIFETSMVKTPQQNARVERKHRHLLNVARALRFQSSLPTKFWGECVLTAAHLINRTPSRILHGKTPFELLFGKPANLELLRVFGCLAYAKNVNPTDKFDSRSRKCVFLGYPFGKKGWTLFDLESGKYFHSRDVSFIEEIFPYSKEAEVGSNVSNDDTVFVDEEFGVPGVEPVFTGPGSRLGDSGSGVTGSEDAGVVVPSSDQHSSTAAGGAVTGEGENSGPVLDALEDCIVTTHSDSAPVISGSEMNNAGGSTAANLGRGKREKIPNKNHKDYVKWDCIDTVFDESPTTANSVSGSSYPLSHFVKYDKFSQPHRHFLAAITRDIEPRSFKEAMGDARWRKAMSEEIIALESNKTWSL; translated from the coding sequence ATGCGGCAATTTAATTCCACTGTTAAAAGAATACGGAGTGATAATGGCACGGAGTTTAAAcctttaattccttattttcgagAACAAGGCATAATTTTCGAAACTTCTATGGTCaaaaccccacaacaaaatgctCGAGTTGAGCGAAAGCATCGGCACTTACTTAATGTTGCTCGGGCTTTGCGTTTTCAGAGTTCGTTACCAACTAAATTTTGGGGCGAGTGTGTCTTAACAGCTGCCCATTTGATAAATAGAACTCCGAGTCGCATTCTACATGGCAAAACACCTTTCGAATTACTTTTTGGTAAACCAGCCAATCTTGAGTTGCTACGGGTCTTCGGGTGCTTAGCTTATGCGAAGAATGTCAATCCTACTGACAAATTTGATAGTCGAAGTAGGAAGTGCGTTTTCCTCGGTTATCCGTTTGGTAAAAAGGGATGGACTTTGTTTGATTTAGAGTCAGGTAAATACTTCCATTCCCGTGATGTTAGTTTTATTGAGGAGATTTTTCCTTATTCAAAAGAAGCAGAAGTCGGGTCGAATGTTTCGAATGATGACACTGTTTTTGTCGATGAGGAGTTTGGTGTCCCTGGTGTCGAGCCTGTTTTTACTGGTCCCGGCTCTCGCTTGGGTGACAGTGGGAGTGGCGTGACTGGTTCTGAGGATGCAGGGGTCGTCGTGCCTAGTTCTGATCAGCACAGTAGTACTGCTGCAGGTGGTGCCGTGACTGGTGAAGGGGAAAACAGTGGGCCTGTGTTGGATGCGTTGGAGGACTGCATCGTTACTACTCATAGTGACAGTGCCCCTGTTATTTCTGGGTCTGAAATGAATAATGCAGGGGGTTCGACAGCTGCTAATCTGGGGCGTGGAAAGCGCGAGAAAATCCCGAATAAAAATCACAAAGATTATGTTAAATGGGATTGCATTGACACGGTCTTCGATGAGTCACCCACCACCGCCAATTCCGTCTCAGGTAGTTCTTATCCTTTATCTCACTTTGTGAAATATGATAAATTTTCGCAACCACACCGTCATTTTCTTGCAGCGATTACTCGGGATATTGAGCCTAGGTCCTTTAAAGAGGCCATGGGCGATGCTAGGTGGAGAAAAGCAATGTCTGAAGAAATAATTGCTCTtgaatctaataaaacttggtcTCTGTGA
- the LOC141646237 gene encoding uncharacterized protein LOC141646237 — protein MSGELIPNPTPHITKPVYALSHSDGVSAKITHVALTGSNYTEWAKGFRNGLGAKRKLGFVDGSLKRPAEDSEDLDDWSTANYTVIAWIFNTIDPTIRSSISYRDTAVELWDDIRTRFSRGNGIKVYHLESEISDCKQRADEPVMEFYGRLKKLWDDVNDYDVLPTCDCTGCRCNISVQLRQRRETRQTRKFLMGLLPCYSTARSNILGITPLPSLDSVYSRIVQEEEVRHITQETPSAMALAVQNSGQGTKQGKPRLKCSHCKKPGHSEPNCWDKYGYPEGRGPRSGSGAVSGTGASSSTAQTNAVFGEPAIDANHIRLHGPYLEDEDW, from the exons ATGTCAGGCGAATTAATACCCAATCCCACGCCGCATATCACCAAACCCGTCTACGCTCTTTCTCATTCCGATGGAGTTTCTGCCAAAATAACTCATGTGGCGTTGACAGGCTCGAATTACACGGAATGGGCTAAAGGTTTTCGTAACGGATTGGGGGCAAAAAGGAAGCTGGGTTTTGTTGATGGTTCCCTTAAGCGACCGGCGGAGGACTCAGAGGACCTGGACGATTGGTCCACTGCTAACTACACGGTAATTGCTTGGATTTTTAATACTATTGATCCCACAATTCGATCGTCCATATCATATCGTGATACGGCGGTGGAATTATGGGACGATATCCGTACTCGTTTTTCTCGTGGAAATGGCATAAAAGTGTATCATTTGGAATCGGAAATTTCCGATTGCAAACAAAGAGCTGATGAACCTGTCATGGAGTTTTATGGTAGATTGAAGAAACTTTGGGATGATGTCAATGATTATGACGTCCTTCCGACTTGTGATTGTACCGGTTGTCGGTGTAATATTTCCGTCCAGTTACGCCAGCGTCGTGAAACGAGGCAAACTCGGAAATTTTTAATGGGTTTACTTCCTTGCTATTCAACTGCTCGTTCTAATATCTTGGGTATCACACCGTTACCTTCCTTGGATTCTGTGTACTCTCGTATCGTGCAGGAAGAAGAAGTACGCCATATTACCCAGGAGACTCCCTCAGCCATGGCGCTTGCAGTTCAAAACAGTGGGCAGGGGACAAAACAGGGGAAGCCACGTCTGAAATGCTCCCACTGTAAGAAACCCGGCCATAGTGAACCAAACTGTTGGGATAAGTACGGCTATCCGGAGGGTCGTGGGCCACGTTCTGGTTCTGGTGCGGTCTCTGGAACAGGGGCGAGCTCGTCAACTGCTCAAACTAATGCGGTGTTCGGTGAACCCGCAATTGATGCTAATCATATTCGTCTTCATG GACCGTATCTTGAAGACGAGGATTGGTGA